CCCTGCACAAATCCATGCTGGTTGGCATGGTTTATGCCGGTGTTGAGCCAATTTGGGTAAGACCGGAAATCAACCCCATGACCGGTCTGCCCGAATATTTACCCTCTTCAAGACTTCGCGAGACCTTAGAGCAACATCCTGACGCCAAGGCAGTCTTGATTGGTGAGCCCTCATATGTGGGCACCATGTCCAACATCCCCAGACTCTCCCAGGTTGCCCACGAATTTGGCATTCCATTGGTGGTCGACGCTGCCTGGGCCGCACACTTTGGTTTTCACCCAGATCTGCCACTGAACCCAATTTCAGAGGGTGCTGACATCGTTGTTACCTCTGCCCACAAAACCCTGCCTAGCTATTCGCAGGCCAGTTTTGTTCTAGCAAAGGCGGGATACGTTGACCTGGCTCGACTGAATAAGGCCTTCGACTCAACCCAGACCACTTCGATGTCAGGACGAATCCTGGCATCAATCGATGCGGCCAGGGCGCTGATCTCCCGGCACGGCGCGGAGTTGATCGGTCCAGTAATTGAGGCCACTAAGGCCGGTCGCGCAAAGCTGCGTGAGCACGGCATTGGAGTCATCGACGGTGAATACATCGACCCCCTCAAGCTTGTCATCTTGTTAGCCGATACTGGTTCGGACGGCAACGCCATTGAGAACGAATTACTCGCTATGAACATAGATCTTGAGATGGCAAACCGAGATGTAATCATTCCGATGATCACTCTCGCAGACACCCCGCAGCGAATCGAATCGCTAGTGAACACGATCATCAAGCTGGTTGAGAAGTTCAGGGGTGAGTCAAGACCAATCTCGGTATCTCCAGCGTTTTCAATTGAACCGGTAGTGATTCAAAACCCCCGCGATGCCTTCTTTGCTGAGTATGAGGTGGTCACTGCGAGTGAAGCAGTTGGACGAGTCAGCGCCGAACTAATCTGCCCCTACCCTCCTGGGGTTCCAGTCTTTAGCCCCGGTGAGCTCATCACTCAAGCAGGGTTTGATGCACTTATGGAGGCTCGAGATATTGGCGTGAGAATCGCTTTCGTCGCAGACCCGACATTGCAAACGTTCAAGGTTTTGAAGCACTAAAAATGTGGCACCATTGAGACCTCAGTGAAAGGTCCAATGATGCGCCCAGTTACCAAAATCGACGAACTTGCTAATGAGTTTCTAGAGATCAACGTTGCCAACAACCCAACCTACGCAACCTACTTGGGAATGCCGGGTGGCGAGGGTGACTTGGATGACCTTTCTCCCGCAGCTCTCGAGCGTGATTATGAGCTGGCCAAAAAGACCCTTGCCGCGCTTGGGGCTCTCGAGGCCGTTGATGATGTTGACCTAGTCACCAAAGACGCCCTGTCCTCATCGCTAGAGGGCGAAATTGCCAAGCATGAATCCGGACTCGTCTACCGCGAGCTCAATAACATCGCATCCCCAGCCCAGGGCGTCCGCGACATCTTCGACCTCTCTCCTACCAAAACTGCACAGGATTGGGAGAACATCGCCTCTCGAATGCGCAAGGTTGGCGAGTCGCTGGCTGGATACGCCGAGAGCCTCAGGATCGGTTTTGAATCGGGTAACGCACCGGCTAAGCGTCAGCTTGAGGAAGTCATTGGTCAGGTCAAGCAGATCAATAACCCAGAAGGCTTTTTCCACACTTTTGCAGCCGGAGCTGACATCGAAGGTGGTCTAAGTGACTCACTCAAGAAAGAGCTTGCTGAGGCGGCCAAGTCCGCTACCGAGGGCTACGCCCAGTTCGGTGAATTCCTCACCCAGATGATGCCAAAAGCCAACTCCAAGGACGCAATTGGCCGTGATCTATACGCCATTTTGAGCAAGAAGTTCCTCGGTGCTGCGGTTGACTTTGATGAGACTTACGAGTGGGGTAAAGAAGAGCTCGCTCGCGTAATCGC
The genomic region above belongs to Aquiluna sp. KACHI24 and contains:
- a CDS encoding aminotransferase class V-fold PLP-dependent enzyme → MNEHVFGAATLLDPNDPMGLRNDAPLLDAWIRDITAERTPFQIPGHKGRIDLTGPVVDGDIPVLPGNHPNRISPSLILEAEAIAAKTWGADLCRFGVNGSTGSNHAAVMAVAGPGDKVIVTRTLHKSMLVGMVYAGVEPIWVRPEINPMTGLPEYLPSSRLRETLEQHPDAKAVLIGEPSYVGTMSNIPRLSQVAHEFGIPLVVDAAWAAHFGFHPDLPLNPISEGADIVVTSAHKTLPSYSQASFVLAKAGYVDLARLNKAFDSTQTTSMSGRILASIDAARALISRHGAELIGPVIEATKAGRAKLREHGIGVIDGEYIDPLKLVILLADTGSDGNAIENELLAMNIDLEMANRDVIIPMITLADTPQRIESLVNTIIKLVEKFRGESRPISVSPAFSIEPVVIQNPRDAFFAEYEVVTASEAVGRVSAELICPYPPGVPVFSPGELITQAGFDALMEARDIGVRIAFVADPTLQTFKVLKH